In Brassica rapa cultivar Chiifu-401-42 chromosome A06, CAAS_Brap_v3.01, whole genome shotgun sequence, a single window of DNA contains:
- the LOC103872211 gene encoding uncharacterized protein LOC103872211 produces MSSSSSDGVDQRLDEAFEEMFDQQFDHAFESVFDVQAKKPKRRAYIERDREQGHNILWNDYFSENPTYPPQMFRRRFRMNKPLFLRIVDRLNNDVPYFKQRRNAHGRYRLSALQKCTAAIRMLAYGQPGDMYDEYLRLGESTALLCLENFNNGIIQIFGDEYLRSPTPEDLQQLLDVGEVRGFPGMIGSIDCMHWEWKNCPTAWRGQYTRGSAKPTIVLEAVASHDLWIWHAFFGLPGTLNDINVLDRSPVFDDILQGRAPKVKFKVNGHNYRIPYYLTDGIYPKWSTFIQSIPLPQGPKAELFAERQESVRKDVERAFGVLQARFAIVKNPARIWDKEKIGRIMRTCVILHNMIVEDERHGYTLFDTSDFEAGESSRSSQVDFSYSTDTPSIISNMLPIRNQIRDQQIHARLKADLVENIWLKFGNPNE; encoded by the coding sequence ATGTCTTCCTCGTCGTCTGATGGTGTTGATCAAAGATTAGACGAAGCTTTTGAAGAAATGTTTGACCAACAATTTGATCATGCATTCGAGTCAGTATTTGATGTTCAAGCTAAAAAACCGAAGAGACGAGCTTATATCGAAAGAGATCGGGAACAAGGTCACAATATACTTTGGAACGACTATTTCAGTGAAAATCCTACATACCCACCGCAAATGTTTAGGCGACGTTTTCGAATGAATAAGCCGTTGTTTCTTCGCATTGTTGATCGGCTAAATAATGATGTTCCATACTTTAAGCAACGAAGAAATGCTCACGGAAGGTACAGGCTCTCCGCACTTCAAAAGTGTACAGCGGCTATACGTATGCTGGCATATGGACAACCTGGAGATATGtatgacgaatatctccgacttggtgaGAGTACTGCACTTTTATGTTTAGAAAATTTCAATAACGGGATAATACAAATCTTTGGAGATGAGTATCTAAGGAGCCCTACACCGGAAGATCTTCAACAATTACTCGATGTTGGAGAGGTACGCGGGTTTCCAGGGATGATAGGCAGCattgactgtatgcattgggagtggaaaaactgcccaacGGCTTGGAGAGGACAGTACACACGTGGTTCAGCaaagccgacaattgtcttagaggcTGTGGCATCAcatgatctttggatatggcacgcatttttCGGATTACCAGGTACACTCAACGATATtaatgttcttgatcggtcaccagtttttgatgacattttacaaGGTCGAGCTCCTAAAGTAAAATTCAAGGTCAACGGCCACAACTATCGTATCCCGTATTACCTTACCGACGGAATTTATCCGaaatggtcaacatttatccaatccatcccaCTTCCTCAAGGTCCTAAAGCAGAGCTATTTGCTGAACGTCAAGAATCCGTcagaaaagatgtcgaacgtgcttttggagtattgcaagcGAGGTTTGCAATAGTTAAAAACCCAGCTCGAATTTGGGACAAGGAAAAGATAGGTAGGATTATGAGAACTTGTGTCATACtgcacaatatgatagttgAGGACGAACGACACGGATACACTCTGTTTGATACATCTGACTTCGAAGCAGGAGAGTCAAGCAGAAGTTCCCAGGTTGATTTCTCGTACTCTACGGACACCCCATCCATTATCAGTAATATGCTTCCCATTCGCAATCAAAT
- the LOC103872053 gene encoding pentatricopeptide repeat-containing protein At1g11900 has protein sequence MAKWSIVRRIPVSGGSFAYMKHMVYAPAECSFSAMHSLIDTGGEALKKTAENSDSGPKFISRIDYTSLVEKYRREGNLSAAYDLLQSLQDKNICFPFAVFKNLLAAAGEQNDTKLSCRAFRMMLVQAGMPLSSDCYLNLARAFINADDCVHLLNLLKEVSESSLPCRLIVINRTILAFAESRQVDKVLMILEKMREWECKPDVITYNSVLDILGRAGLVKEMLRLLSSMKEDCDVSLNIITYNTVLNGMRKACRFDMCLVLYEEMVQCGIEPDLLSYTAVIDSLGRSGNTKEALRLFDEMKQREIRLSVYVYRALIDCLKKTGEFSRALQLSDELKNTSALDLAGPLDFKRHLRPHRR, from the exons ATGGCGAAGTGGTCGATCGTTAGGAGAATCCCCGTCTCTGGAGGTTCCTTCGCTTATATG AAACATATGGTGTACGCTCCTGCTGAGTGCTCCTTCTCTGCGATGCACTCTTTGATAGACACAGGAGGAGAAGCCCTGAAGAAAACGGCTGAGAATAGTGATAGTGGTCCAAAGTTCATCAGCAGAATCGATTACACGAGTCTTGTGGAGAAGTATAGAAGAGAAGGGAACCTCTCTGCTGCGTATGACTTGTTACAGTCATTGCAAGACAAGAACATATGCTTCCCTTTTGCGGTTTTCAAGAACCTTCTTGCAGCAGCGGGTGAGCAGAACGATACGAAGCTCTCTTGCAGAGCTTTTAGAATGATGTTGGTCCAAGCGGGTATGCCTTTGAGTTCAGATTGTTATCTCAACCTCGCTAGAGCCTTTATCAACGCAGATGATTGTGTACACTTGTTGAACCTTCTCAAAGAAGTGTCGGAGTCTTCTCTTCCGTGTAGGTTAATAGTAATAAACAGAACCATCCTTGCTTTCGCTGAGTCTAGGCAGGTCGATAAGGTGCTTATGATACTTGAGAAGATGAGAGAGTGGGAATGTAAACCGGATGTGATCACTTACAACTCTGTTTTAGATATCTTGGGACGAGCTGGCCTTGTTAAGGAGATGCTCAGGCTATTGTCATCGATGAAGGAAGATTGCGATGTGTCTCTAAACATCATTACATACAACACGGTGTTAAACGGGATGAGGAAAGCTTGTAGGTTCGATATGTGTTTGGTGTTGTATGAAGAAATGGTTCAGTGTGGGATTGAGCCTGATCTGCTTAGTTATACAGCAGTGATAGACAGTTTGGGTCGGTCAGGGAACACAAAGGAAGCGTTGAGGCTTTTCGATGAGATGAAACAGCGGGAGATTCGACTATCTGTTTATGTCTACAGAGCATTAATCGATTGTCTGAAGAAGACAGGAGAGTTTAGCAGGGCGTTGCAGCTTTCAGATGAGTTGAAAAACACTTCAGCATTAGATTTGGCAGGTCCACTAGATTTCAAACGACACTTGAGACCACATAGACGCTAA
- the LOC103872051 gene encoding 25.3 kDa vesicle transport protein isoform X1, with product MNLLLEKRNKAKMVKMTLIARVTDGLPLAEGLDDGRDLPDSDMYKQQVKSLFKNLSRGHNEASRMSVETGPYIFHYIIEGRVCYLTMCDRSYPKKLAFQYLEDLKNEFERVNGPNIETAARPYAFIKFDTFIQKTKKLYQDTRTQRNIAKLNDELYEVHQIMTRNVQEVLGVGEKLDQVSEMSSRLTSESRVYADKAKDLNRQALIRKWAPVAIVLGVVFLLFWVKNKLW from the exons A TGAATTTGTTACTGGAGAAAAGGAATAAGGCAAAGATGGTGAAAATGACATTGATAGCTCGTGTTACCGACGGGCTGCCTCTAGCAGAGGGTCTCGATGATGGACGTGACTTACCTGATTCCGACATGTATAAGCAACAGGTCAAGTCTCTGTTTAAGAATCTTTCCAGAGGTCATAACGAAGCTTCAAGAATGTCTGTTGAGACTGGCCCCTATATTTTCCA TTACATCATAGAAGGACGTGTTTGCTACTTGACAATGTGTGACCGTTCTTACCCAAAGAAACTGGCGTTTCAATACTTGGAAGATCTCAAGAACGAGTTCGAACGTGTCAATGGGCCTAACATTGAAACAGCTGCTAGACCTTATGCCTTTATTAAATTTG ATACATTCATACAGAAAACCAAGAAACTGTACCAAGACACACGTACGCAACGAAATATCGCTAAGCTGAATGATGAACTCTATGAGGTCCATCAGATAATGACGCGGAATGTGCAGGAAGTCCTAGGTGTTGGTGAAAAGCTGGATC AGGTGAGCGAGATGTCGAGCCGGCTAACTTCTGAATCTCGTGTATATGCTGATAAGGCTAAAGATTTGAACCGTCAG GCTTTGATCAGGAAATGGGCACCAGTAGCGATCGTGTTGGGTGtcgttttccttcttttttggGTCAAGAACAAGCTCTGGTAA
- the LOC103872051 gene encoding 25.3 kDa vesicle transport protein isoform X2 — protein sequence MVKMTLIARVTDGLPLAEGLDDGRDLPDSDMYKQQVKSLFKNLSRGHNEASRMSVETGPYIFHYIIEGRVCYLTMCDRSYPKKLAFQYLEDLKNEFERVNGPNIETAARPYAFIKFDTFIQKTKKLYQDTRTQRNIAKLNDELYEVHQIMTRNVQEVLGVGEKLDQVSEMSSRLTSESRVYADKAKDLNRQALIRKWAPVAIVLGVVFLLFWVKNKLW from the exons ATGGTGAAAATGACATTGATAGCTCGTGTTACCGACGGGCTGCCTCTAGCAGAGGGTCTCGATGATGGACGTGACTTACCTGATTCCGACATGTATAAGCAACAGGTCAAGTCTCTGTTTAAGAATCTTTCCAGAGGTCATAACGAAGCTTCAAGAATGTCTGTTGAGACTGGCCCCTATATTTTCCA TTACATCATAGAAGGACGTGTTTGCTACTTGACAATGTGTGACCGTTCTTACCCAAAGAAACTGGCGTTTCAATACTTGGAAGATCTCAAGAACGAGTTCGAACGTGTCAATGGGCCTAACATTGAAACAGCTGCTAGACCTTATGCCTTTATTAAATTTG ATACATTCATACAGAAAACCAAGAAACTGTACCAAGACACACGTACGCAACGAAATATCGCTAAGCTGAATGATGAACTCTATGAGGTCCATCAGATAATGACGCGGAATGTGCAGGAAGTCCTAGGTGTTGGTGAAAAGCTGGATC AGGTGAGCGAGATGTCGAGCCGGCTAACTTCTGAATCTCGTGTATATGCTGATAAGGCTAAAGATTTGAACCGTCAG GCTTTGATCAGGAAATGGGCACCAGTAGCGATCGTGTTGGGTGtcgttttccttcttttttggGTCAAGAACAAGCTCTGGTAA
- the LOC103872054 gene encoding glyceraldehyde-3-phosphate dehydrogenase, cytosolic: protein MADKKIKIGINGFGRIGRLVARVILQRNDVELVAVNDPFITTEYMTYMFKYDSVHGQWKHNELKVKDEKTLLFGEKPVTVFGIRNPEDIPWGEAGADFVVESTGVFTDKDKAAAHLKGGAKKVVISAPSKDAPMFVVGVNEHEYKSDLNIVSNASCTTNCLAPLAKVINDRFGIVEGLMTTVHSITATQKTVDGPSMKDWRGGRAASFNIIPSSTGAAKAVGKVLPQLNGKLTGMSFRVPTVDVSVVDLTVRLEKAATYDEIKKAIKEESEGKLKGILGYTEDDVVSTDFVGDNRSSIFDAKAGIALSDNFVKLVSWYDNEWGYSTRVVDLIIHMSKA, encoded by the exons ATGG CTGACAAGAAGATTAAGATCGGAATCAACg GTTTCGGAAGAATCGGTCGCTTGGTGGCTAGAGTTATCCTTCAGAGGAACGATGTTGAGCTCGTCGCTGTTAACGACCCCTTCATCACCACCGAGTACATG ACGTACATGTTTAAGTATGACAGTGTTCACGGTCAGTGGAAGCACAACGAGCTCAAGGTTAAGGATGAGAAGACACTTCTCTTCGGTGAGAAGCCTGTCACTGTTTTCGGCATCAG GAACCCTGAGGATATCCCATGGGGTGAGGCTGGAGCTGACTTTGTTGTTGAGTCTACTGGTGTCTTCACCGACAAGGACAAGGCTGCTGCTCACTTGAAG GGTGGTGCGAAGAAAGTTGTAATCTCTGCCCCAAGCAAAGATGCTCCCATGTTCGTTGTTGGTGTCAATGAGCATGAGTACAAGTCTGATCTCAACATTGTTTCCAACGCTAGTTGCACCACTAACTGCCTTGCTCCACTTGCCAag GTTATCAACGACAGGTTTGGAATTGTCGAGGGACTCATGACCACCGTCCACTCTATCACTG CAACTCAGAAGACAGTTGATGGTCCATCGATGAAGGACTGGAGAGGTGGAAGAGCCGCTTCCTTCAACATCATTCCCAGCAGCACCGGAGCTGCCAAGGCTGTCGGAAAGGTGCTTCCACAGCTCAACGGAAAGTTGACCGGAATGTCCTTCCGTGTTCCCACCGTTGATGTTTCAGTTGTTGACCTCACGGTTAGACTCGAGAAAGCTGCAACCTACGATGAAATCAAGAAGGCTATCAA GGAGGAATCTGAGGGCAAGCTAAAGGGAATCCTTGGTTACACCGAGGATGATGTTGTCTCGACCGACTTCGTTGGTGACAACAGGTCGAGCATTTTTGACGCAAAGGCTGGAATCGCGTTGAGTGACAACTTTGTGAAGCTGGTGTCGTGGTACGACAACGAATGGGGTTACAGTACCCGTGTGGTCGACTTGATCATTCACATGTCCAAGGCCTAA